The genome window GCCAGGTCCAGAGGGTAGAACAcaaaaaaaagggaaaccaaAGAGCAGGCCCCCGCCTCACAGTAAGCACAGGGCCCAGCTCAAATAAGGACCCAGCTTCACCCACCCTGGCGGCTGCACTGTCTGAGCAAAGCACTTTAAGAAAGGCTTGCTGCCTCGGGCACCGGTCTCCACCCCGGTGTCACAGCTGCAGACGGCGGCGGCTGGGGAAAGGTGTAATGAGGGGATGGGTACCGCCTTGGGGGGAAGCCACCTCCTACCTTCCAATAAAGTCCTTCCTGCTCTTCTTGTGCATCCTTCTCTGCAGTGTGGGCTTCCCCGCCCTGCCTCTCTGCTCCAAGGCCTTCCCACCCCCCTTCCTTGCAGACCGAGGCCTCATCACACCTCCAACTTGCAAAAtcccttctttccctttaatGTGGGGGAGGGCGGTGGAGGGGCAGAGGCCCAGGGAGTGAGGCGTCCCCAGGGTCGGGTTTAGTGTGGCGGGCGGGCGCCTCTCACGGAGGCCAAGGTGGAGACGGGCTCACATCTCCCACGTCCTCCTTGGACCTGCGTCCAGGACTGGGTCACGGGCATTGTCAGTTCACAGCTCTCTGCCCGGGGCTCAGACCTCCACGGAGCCCGGCGGCCTCAGGTGCTGCTTCAGGAGCTGGATGTGGTGCAGCAGCTTCTTCTGGTGGCCGGCCAGGGTGATGCCCAGGGTTGGCAGGTCTCTGGTGGGGAAGGAGCGGATGAAAATCGGGGCCAGTGTCTCCAAGATCCCAGGCGCGACCCCTGCCCTGGGGCCtgggctcccccctcccccacctctccctgctTACTCCAGGCTGAGCTGAGCCACGTCACTGAAGGTGTGGAGGCCAGACTGGGAGAAGCTGTCCTGGTAGCGCTCCAGGCCGATGGCCGAGAGCCAGGCCTGGGGGGAGTCCAGAGAGGGAAAGTCCAGGGCCACGGGGTTCAGAAGGGCCTGGGAAGGtctgagggggaggggcaggcaggtcAAGGTCCCCTCTTCATCCTGGTCCCCCTTCacctcagttttcctttctttctttccctccctggcTTCCCCAGGCTTTAGCCCCAAGCTCCGAACCTGTCCCTGGGGCTCCCGCCGGAGTGCCCTGCCCCCTGCAGAGTGTCTGGCTTGCGGATCATCTTGTCAAACGCGGCCACCAGCTGGTCGAAGTGAGGTCGCTGGGTACGATCCTTCTGCCAGGTGTCCAGCATAAGCAGGTGTAGTCCAGGCGGACAGCCTGGAGGCGGGGGCAGCCGGAACTCCTGCTCTATTGCGTTTAGTACCTGGGGGTTAGAGAAAGCACGTGGTGCCTGGAGGCTATTGCTAGTGGAAAGGAATGGATTGTCAGGTAACCATGAGGTTGGAAAGGAActtaaaagagatggaaaatgagaCCCACAAACGGGGAGGGCTTCGAATGTGTGAGTCTGTGAAGGCTGGTGGGCTGGAGGGCTAGCAGTGGGGAATCGGCCGCGTCTAGGTCAAGAGCTCACCTCCTGGTCACGCATGTCCCAGTAGGGCCGTTCTCCGTAGCTCATCACTTCCCACATCACTATCCCAAAGCTCCAGACGTCACTGGATGTTGTATGTTTCCCGTGTGCAATGACCTCTGGGGCTGCCCAGCGAAGCATACAACTTGGGCCCTGAGGGGTGGGGTTGAAAGTAACAGCAGCAATAATCAGAGCAGTGGTCCCAGTTATTGATCGACTACTACGTGCTCAGGTGTGCGTCAAGGGTTTCACATCAAGCCTCTCGTTTAATCCCATGACGACCCTGTAGCGCAGATGCCCTTATCTCCATTTCGCAGATGCAAAGGCTGAGGCATCGAGAAGTACAAACGTGTGCCAAGTCACAGAGCTTGAGGGTGGCGTGTTCACGATTTGTACCCAGCGGCTCTGACACTAGTCAGCATTAGGGAAGGGCAGCAGGTGGTTCTAGGACTCCCACCCTCCCAGTCCCCTTTCCTCCCCAGTGGCCTCGGTCCCTGAAATCCCTCCGTCCCACAGGTGAGCTCTGCCCCTTCAGACACAAAGATACACCACCTGAGGCATCCACCGCCCCAGTTCCAGCTCAGCCTCCGGCACCCCCCGAGGGATGCAGGGCCCCAAGGCTGTGCTCTCACCTGAGGACTGTGGCCAAGACGAGCCACTTTGCACACTAGGTGGCTGTTCACCAGCACACTGTGGGCAGAGAGTGCACGGTGGACGAAGGCGAAGCTGGACAGGTAGTGCATGGCGGCGGCCACGCCCCGCTGCATGGCCACCAGCTGCAGGCTGCTGAACTGGCCCTCCCGCTGCTGAGGGATGGGGGGGCAGAGGTCAGCCAAGGGGTGGGGGACCCCGGCACATCACGCAGAGACACTGGCACCAAAAGGCAAAGGGACCTGGGGATCAGCGAACGGCCTGGGAATGAAGGACGGAGACCCTGGAGGCGGGGCAGCAGGGAGCGAAGGCATAGACGGGGCTCCGCCTCCGGGACAGCTGAGAACTGCCCACCTTCCCGGCCCGAGCCGCCCCCCACACCTTGCCACCAGCCTGACTGACCCTCAGGAAGCTGTCCAGGGGGCCCAGCTCCATGAGCTCCGTCACCACCATGAGGGGCCGGCTCTTGGTGACCACGCCCTCCAGCCGCAGGATGTTGGGGTGCTGAAACTGGCCCAGCACTGCGGCCTGGCCTAGAAAGGCCGTCTGCAGGCTCTCGGCGCCTCCGCTCCACAGGGCCTGGATGGCCACGGCCTGCTCCCGCCGTCCCCGGGGCTGCAGGCGGCCCCGGCGCACCTCCCCGAAGGAGCCTGGGAGAGCAGGCGTAGGCTGGGGGTCTCCCGGAAGGACTCAGTGTCCTACCCGTTTAGGAGGGACCCCTGCCACGGAAGGGGTCCCCCCTTCCGTGCCCTCCCTCCGCCTCTGCCATACCTGCTCCAATGACCTCCTCGATCTTCATGTATGTGGGATCGACCTCCCGGGTGAATTCTCGGATGGCCTGGCGGGGGTCCTCGTGGGTGGAGGGGTCGACGTAGTACTTCACCCCGAGCCCTGCAGGCACACGGGGTCCATTAGGAGGAGGCGTGCAGGCGGGCGGCCCACGCACCCCAGGCACGCACTCTCACTGCCGGAGACGGTGCCGAGGAGCTGCCCTCAGCCCTGGGGGCCCAGCCTTGCCTGGTGCCCtcccggcccccaccccaccccaccccaccccagccacaCCTGGGCTGCTGTACTGCTGCAGCTGCTCCATGTAGCCAGCTCCACGCCGCTTCCTGGGGGACAGACCAGAGTCCTGCGATCTCACTCCCTCTCCCATTTCCTCCCCGGTCTGCCCACGAAGGCCAAGGTCCTGCCAGGGATCAGCGGCTCGAAGGAGCCGGGCCCAGGGGCGGGGGCTGGCTGGTGGTGGAGGACACTCGTGGGCGAGGAGCTGCCCTCAGCCCTGGGGGCCCAGCCTTGCCTGGTGCCCtcccggcccccaccccaccccaccccaccccaccccagccacaCCTGGGCTGCTGTACTGCTGCAGCTGCTCCATGTAGCCAGCTCCACGCCGCTTCCTGGGGGACAGACCAGAGTCCTGCGATCTCACTCCCTCTCCCATTTCCTCCCCGGTCTGCCCACGAAGGCCAAGGTCCTGCCAGGGATCAGCGGCTCGAAGGAGCCGGGCCCAGGGGCGGGGGCTGGCTGGTGGTGGAGGACACTCGTGGGCGTTTCCGCAGGGAACCTCGGGGCCATCAGGGCTGGCGATCACGCTTTGGAGAGTATGGTGCCGGGCCAAGGCGGGGAGAGACTCACCTCTGGAAGACGAGAGCCAGCACGGTGATGGCCGCCAGCAGAAGGCAGGCCAGCGCCCCCAGGACGGACCCAAGCACCAGGGAGAGTCTCTCGGGAAGCTGGGCGGACAGCTCACCTGGAGAACCAGCCACCCAGAGTCACAGGTGCGGAAGACCTCACACACCGCCCCGCAAGCACCCACCTACCCACACCCCGTCCCCCCCACCCACAGACCCGAAGGTCGGAGGGCAGCCACTCTCCCGGTCTGGAGGGTTTGGGGTGAAGGGTCAAGGCCTGGATGGTTCCCGGAGCCCTCCTCGCGATCCCCtgggccgcccccgccccggcccccctCTCACCTTGGGGCAGCGTCTGGAAGTAGACCTTGCCCCCGTACGGGCCGTGGCCTGCGGCTGTCCGTGCCCGCACCTGGAAGCCATAGATGTGGCCGGGGCTCAGCTGGGTCACGGTGGCCGTGTTGGTCTCGCTGGTCAGGGTGAAGGAGCGGGATTCATCTTCCGCCTGGGGGTGACAGCCGCTCACTCCGTGCCAGCTGTGAGGGCCCCTCCGCCCCTGCCCACGCCCCCCACAGCCCCCCTGCGGCAGGGCCCCGAGGCGCCTCTCCCGTCTCCCCACGGCTAGCCCCCCTGCGGAGCACTTCCGGCTCCCACCGGCCCCGCCGGGCgcccctctgctccccacctgGTCGTAGTAGCGGAGCTGATAGTCCAGGATGTTCCCGTTGGTCTGGTCGGGCTGTGGCCAGGACACGGTGATGCTGCTGGAGGCCCGGCTCACCTGGTGCACAGCAGGGACTGCAGAGGGAACTGGAGTGGGGGGTTAGGGGCGGGGTCTCCAGGGGCGGGAGAGCGGGAGTGGGTTCTGAGGAGGCGACTGGCAGCTCAGCGGAGCGGAGGGCGAGGCTCACCTGCGTGGCTGGTGCCGACATGGATGGCTGCAGCCTGGGGAGGGTCGGGGCTGAGCTCCGACACCCCATTGACGGCCTGCACCTCCAAGAGGTAGGGCACGTGTGGCCGGAGCCCCGCGACGAGCACGCGGCTCTCGGTCAGGCCCCTCTGGCGGGGGTCGAAATGCACCTCATCCCTGCAGCGGCGACAAGGGCCCCTGCCGCCCGCCCCGCACTCCTTGCACACGACGTTGAAGAGCAGGTCCCCGCGTCCCCCCAGCTCCTGAGGCAGGCGCCAGTGCAGCACGAGCGCAGAGCCCTGCATCTCAAACCACAGCTCCTGAGGGGCCgagggcggggctggggagggcgtgggcagggcagggccgggcCGAGAAGGCGGGAGTGATCGGGGGAGGGAGGACGGCCCAGAGggaggagacagaaagcaggggaAAGCGGAGGAGGCAGGTGGGGcgagagaggaaggaggtgggcCAGGCGGGGGAAAGACGGCAGGGAAGGAAAGCAAAGACACAGGAGAAAGAAGTCACTGCAGGTGCAAGCCAGCTGCACCGTGTTGCCCTCCAggctctccctcccctgctcccactcCCATCCCACGTCCATCCCTGGGGACGGGGTTGGGGTCTACTCACCAGTGCAGGGGGCCTCTGGGGGGTCGGAGCTGGCCCGGTAGAAGCCCTCCAGGCAGGGGCACACAGGGGCCGCAGGGTCAGGGGCGAGGCTGCGGGCAGGGCACGGTGAGCAGGGGGCATTCCCAGCCGAGGCCTTGTAGGACCCCCTGGGGCAGGCTGAGGGGCACAGGAGGGTAGAGGCCTCAGGCCCACCCTGTCCATCCCCTCCTGAGCCCCCCACACCTGCACACAACCATCCTCCCAGCCTTCTGAGCTCTATCTcctcctcacccctctcccccctttttccctccctc of Physeter macrocephalus isolate SW-GA unplaced genomic scaffold, ASM283717v5 random_1715, whole genome shotgun sequence contains these proteins:
- the EPHB6 gene encoding ephrin type-B receptor 6 isoform X5 encodes the protein MAAERAAPSGSRVAGMVCGLWVLALVSSVLALEEVLLDTTGETSEIGWLTYPPGGWDEVSVLDDQQRLTRTFEACHVAGAPPGPGQDNWLQTHFVERRGAQRAHIRMHFSVRACSSLGVAGGTCRETFTLYYRQAEEPDRSDSISSWHLKRWTKDTGACLALVAVKLFSYACPSVLRAFATFPETQASGAGGASLVAAAGTCVAHAEPEEDGGGGQAGGSPPRLHCNGEGKWMVAVGGCRCQPGHEPARGDKACQACPRGSYKASAGNAPCSPCPARSLAPDPAAPVCPCLEGFYRASSDPPEAPCTAPPSAPQELWFEMQGSALVLHWRLPQELGGRGDLLFNVVCKECGAGGRGPCRRCRDEVHFDPRQRGLTESRVLVAGLRPHVPYLLEVQAVNGVSELSPDPPQAAAIHVGTSHAVPSAVPAVHQVSRASSSITVSWPQPDQTNGNILDYQLRYYDQAEDESRSFTLTSETNTATVTQLSPGHIYGFQVRARTAAGHGPYGGKVYFQTLPQGELSAQLPERLSLVLGSVLGALACLLLAAITVLALVFQRKRRGAGYMEQLQQYSSPGLGVKYYVDPSTHEDPRQAIREFTREVDPTYMKIEEVIGAGSFGEVRRGRLQPRGRREQAVAIQALWSGGAESLQTAFLGQAAVLGQFQHPNILRLEGVVTKSRPLMVVTELMELGPLDSFLRQREGQFSSLQLVAMQRGVAAAMHYLSSFAFVHRALSAHSVLVNSHLVCKVARLGHSPQGPSCMLRWAAPEVIAHGKHTTSSDVWSFGIVMWEVMSYGERPYWDMRDQEVLNAIEQEFRLPPPPGCPPGLHLLMLDTWQKDRTQRPHFDQLVAAFDKMIRKPDTLQGAGHSGGSPRDRPSQALLNPVALDFPSLDSPQAWLSAIGLERYQDSFSQSGLHTFSDVAQLSLEDLPTLGITLAGHQKKLLHHIQLLKQHLRPPGSVEV
- the EPHB6 gene encoding ephrin type-B receptor 6 isoform X2; amino-acid sequence: MAAERAAPSGSRVAGMVCGLWVLALVSSVLALEEVLLDTTGETSEIGWLTYPPGGWDEVSVLDDQQRLTRTFEACHVAGAPPGPGQDNWLQTHFVERRGAQRAHIRMHFSVRACSSLGVAGGTCRETFTLYYRQAEEPDRSDSISSWHLKRWTKVDTIAADESFPASSAWAVGPRGAGQRAGLQLNVKERSFGPLTQRGFYVAFQDTGACLALVAVKLFSYACPSVLRAFATFPETQASGAGGASLVAAAGTCVAHAEPEEDGGGGQAGGSPPRLHCNGEGKWMVAVGGCRCQPGHEPARGDKACQACPRGSYKASAGNAPCSPCPARSLAPDPAAPVCPCLEGFYRASSDPPEAPCTAPPSAPQELWFEMQGSALVLHWRLPQELGGRGDLLFNVVCKECGAGGRGPCRRCRDEVHFDPRQRGLTESRVLVAGLRPHVPYLLEVQAVNGVSELSPDPPQAAAIHVGTSHAVPSAVPAVHQVSRASSSITVSWPQPDQTNGNILDYQLRYYDQAEDESRSFTLTSETNTATVTQLSPGHIYGFQVRARTAAGHGPYGGKVYFQTLPQGELSAQLPERLSLVLGSVLGALACLLLAAITVLALVFQRKRRGAGYMEQLQQYSSPGLGVKYYVDPSTHEDPRQAIREFTREVDPTYMKIEEVIGAGSFGEVRRGRLQPRGRREQAVAIQALWSGGAESLQTAFLGQAAVLGQFQHPNILRLEGVVTKSRPLMVVTELMELGPLDSFLRQREGQFSSLQLVAMQRGVAAAMHYLSSFAFVHRALSAHSVLVNSHLVCKVARLGHSPQGPSCMLRWAAPEVIAHGKHTTSSDVWSFGIVMWEVMSYGERPYWDMRDQEVLNAIEQEFRLPPPPGCPPGLHLLMLDTWQKDRTQRPHFDQLVAAFDKMIRKPDTLQGAGHSGGSPRDRPSQALLNPVALDFPSLDSPQAWLSAIGLERYQDSFSQSGLHTFSDVAQLSLEDLPTLGITLAGHQKKLLHHIQLLKQHLRPPGSVEV
- the EPHB6 gene encoding ephrin type-B receptor 6 isoform X3, encoding MAAERAAPSGSRVAGMVCGLWVLALVSSVLALEEVLLDTTGETSEIGWLTYPPGGWDEVSVLDDQQRLTRTFEACHVAGAPPGPGQDNWLQTHFVERRGAQRAHIRMHFSVRACSSLGVAGGTCRETFTLYYRQAEEPDRSDSISSWHLKRWTKVDTIAADESFPASSAWAVGPRGAGQRAGLQLNVKERSFGPLTQRGFYVAFQDTGACLALVAVKLFSYACPSVLRAFATFPETQASGAGGASLVAAAGTCVAHAEPEEDGGGGQAGGSPPRLHCNGEGKWMVAVGGCRCQPGHEPARGDKACQASPLTLRPLCAPAWRASTGPAPTPQRPPALELWFEMQGSALVLHWRLPQELGGRGDLLFNVVCKECGAGGRGPCRRCRDEVHFDPRQRGLTESRVLVAGLRPHVPYLLEVQAVNGVSELSPDPPQAAAIHVGTSHAVPSAVPAVHQVSRASSSITVSWPQPDQTNGNILDYQLRYYDQAEDESRSFTLTSETNTATVTQLSPGHIYGFQVRARTAAGHGPYGGKVYFQTLPQGELSAQLPERLSLVLGSVLGALACLLLAAITVLALVFQRKRRGAGYMEQLQQYSSPGLGVKYYVDPSTHEDPRQAIREFTREVDPTYMKIEEVIGAGSFGEVRRGRLQPRGRREQAVAIQALWSGGAESLQTAFLGQAAVLGQFQHPNILRLEGVVTKSRPLMVVTELMELGPLDSFLRQREGQFSSLQLVAMQRGVAAAMHYLSSFAFVHRALSAHSVLVNSHLVCKVARLGHSPQGPSCMLRWAAPEVIAHGKHTTSSDVWSFGIVMWEVMSYGERPYWDMRDQEVLNAIEQEFRLPPPPGCPPGLHLLMLDTWQKDRTQRPHFDQLVAAFDKMIRKPDTLQGAGHSGGSPRDRPSQALLNPVALDFPSLDSPQAWLSAIGLERYQDSFSQSGLHTFSDVAQLSLEDLPTLGITLAGHQKKLLHHIQLLKQHLRPPGSVEV
- the EPHB6 gene encoding ephrin type-B receptor 6 isoform X6, whose translation is MAAERAAPSGSRVAGMVCGLWVLALVSSVLALEEVLLDTTGETSEIGWLTYPPGGWDEVSVLDDQQRLTRTFEACHVAGAPPGPGQDNWLQTHFVERRGAQRAHIRMHFSVRACSSLGVAGGTCRETFTLYYRQAEEPDRSDSISSWHLKRWTKVDTIAADESFPASSAWAVGPRGAGQRAGLQLNVKERSFGPLTQRGFYVAFQDTGACLALVAVKLFSYACPSVLRAFATFPETQASGAGGASLVAAAGTCVAHAEPEEDGGGGQAGGSPPRLHCNGEGKWMVAVGGCRCQPGHEPARGDKACQACPRGSYKASAGNAPCSPCPARSLAPDPAAPVCPCLEGFYRASSDPPEAPCTAPPSAPQELWFEMQGSALVLHWRLPQELGGRGDLLFNVVCKECGAGGRGPCRRCRDEVHFDPRQRGLTESRVLVAGLRPHVPYLLEVQAVNGVSELSPDPPQAAAIHVGTSHAVPSAVPAVHQVSRASSSITVSWPQPDQTNGNILDYQLRYYDQAEDESRSFTLTSETNTATVTQLSPGHIYGFQVRARTAAGHGPYGGKVYFQTLPQGELSAQLPERLSLVLGSVLGALACLLLAAITVLALVFQRKRRGAGYMEQLQQYSSPGLGVKYYVDPSTHEDPRQAIREFTREVDPTYMKIEEVIGAGSFGEVRRGRLQPRGRREQAVAIQALWSGGAESLQTAFLGQAAVLGQFQHPNILRLEGVVTKSRPLMVVTELMELGPLDSFLRQREGQFSSLQLVAMQRGVAAAMHYLSSFAFVHRALSAHSVLVNSHLVCKVARLGHSPQGPSCMLRWAAPEVIAHGKHTTSSDVWSFGIVMWEVMSYGERPYWDMRDQEVLNAIEQEFRLPPPPGCPPGLHLLMLDTWQKDRTQRPHFDQLVAAFDKMIRKPDTLQGAGHSGGSPRDRDLPTLGITLAGHQKKLLHHIQLLKQHLRPPGSVEV
- the EPHB6 gene encoding ephrin type-B receptor 6 isoform X7, which produces MHFSVRACSSLGVAGGTCRETFTLYYRQAEEPDRSDSISSWHLKRWTKVDTIAADESFPASSAWAVGPRGAGQRAGLQLNVKERSFGPLTQRGFYVAFQDTGACLALVAVKLFSYACPSVLRAFATFPETQASGAGGASLVAAAGTCVAHAEPEEDGGGGQAGGSPPRLHCNGEGKWMVAVGGCRCQPGHEPARGDKACQACPRGSYKASAGNAPCSPCPARSLAPDPAAPVCPCLEGFYRASSDPPEAPCTAPPSAPQELWFEMQGSALVLHWRLPQELGGRGDLLFNVVCKECGAGGRGPCRRCRDEVHFDPRQRGLTESRVLVAGLRPHVPYLLEVQAVNGVSELSPDPPQAAAIHVGTSHAVPSAVPAVHQVSRASSSITVSWPQPDQTNGNILDYQLRYYDQAEDESRSFTLTSETNTATVTQLSPGHIYGFQVRARTAAGHGPYGGKVYFQTLPQGELSAQLPERLSLVLGSVLGALACLLLAAITVLALVFQRKRRGAGYMEQLQQYSSPGLGVKYYVDPSTHEDPRQAIREFTREVDPTYMKIEEVIGAGSFGEVRRGRLQPRGRREQAVAIQALWSGGAESLQTAFLGQAAVLGQFQHPNILRLEGVVTKSRPLMVVTELMELGPLDSFLRQREGQFSSLQLVAMQRGVAAAMHYLSSFAFVHRALSAHSVLVNSHLVCKVARLGHSPQGPSCMLRWAAPEVIAHGKHTTSSDVWSFGIVMWEVMSYGERPYWDMRDQEVLNAIEQEFRLPPPPGCPPGLHLLMLDTWQKDRTQRPHFDQLVAAFDKMIRKPDTLQGAGHSGGSPRDRPSQALLNPVALDFPSLDSPQAWLSAIGLERYQDSFSQSGLHTFSDVAQLSLEDLPTLGITLAGHQKKLLHHIQLLKQHLRPPGSVEV
- the EPHB6 gene encoding ephrin type-B receptor 6 isoform X4 encodes the protein MAAERAAPSGSRVAGMVCGLWVLALVSSVLALEEVLLDTTGETSEIGWLTYPPGGWDEVSVLDDQQRLTRTFEACHVAGAPPGPGQDNWLQTHFVERRGAQRAHIRMHFSVRACSSLGVAGGTCRETFTLYYRQAEEPDRSDSISSWHLKRWTKVDTIAADESFPASSAWADTGACLALVAVKLFSYACPSVLRAFATFPETQASGAGGASLVAAAGTCVAHAEPEEDGGGGQAGGSPPRLHCNGEGKWMVAVGGCRCQPGHEPARGDKACQACPRGSYKASAGNAPCSPCPARSLAPDPAAPVCPCLEGFYRASSDPPEAPCTAPPSAPQELWFEMQGSALVLHWRLPQELGGRGDLLFNVVCKECGAGGRGPCRRCRDEVHFDPRQRGLTESRVLVAGLRPHVPYLLEVQAVNGVSELSPDPPQAAAIHVGTSHAVPSAVPAVHQVSRASSSITVSWPQPDQTNGNILDYQLRYYDQAEDESRSFTLTSETNTATVTQLSPGHIYGFQVRARTAAGHGPYGGKVYFQTLPQGELSAQLPERLSLVLGSVLGALACLLLAAITVLALVFQRKRRGAGYMEQLQQYSSPGLGVKYYVDPSTHEDPRQAIREFTREVDPTYMKIEEVIGAGSFGEVRRGRLQPRGRREQAVAIQALWSGGAESLQTAFLGQAAVLGQFQHPNILRLEGVVTKSRPLMVVTELMELGPLDSFLRQREGQFSSLQLVAMQRGVAAAMHYLSSFAFVHRALSAHSVLVNSHLVCKVARLGHSPQGPSCMLRWAAPEVIAHGKHTTSSDVWSFGIVMWEVMSYGERPYWDMRDQEVLNAIEQEFRLPPPPGCPPGLHLLMLDTWQKDRTQRPHFDQLVAAFDKMIRKPDTLQGAGHSGGSPRDRPSQALLNPVALDFPSLDSPQAWLSAIGLERYQDSFSQSGLHTFSDVAQLSLEDLPTLGITLAGHQKKLLHHIQLLKQHLRPPGSVEV